A genomic window from Triticum urartu cultivar G1812 chromosome 7, Tu2.1, whole genome shotgun sequence includes:
- the LOC125518826 gene encoding sorbitol dehydrogenase-like produces MGKGGKGEAAAAVAGEGENMAAWLVAKNTLKIMPFKLPPLGPYDVRVRMKAVGICGSDVHYLKEMRIAHFVVKEPMVIGHECAGIIEEVGDGVKHLAVGDRVALEPGISCWRCRHCKGGRYNLCDDMKFFATPPYHGSLADQIVHPGDLCFKLPDNVSLEEGAMCEPLSVGVHACRRADVGAEKSVLIMGAGPIGLVTMLSARAFGAPRIVIADVDDHRLSVAKSLGADAVVKVSGNTEDLAGEIERIQAAMGGDIDVSLDCAGFSKTMSTALEATRPGGRVCLVGMGHNEMTVPLTSAAIREVDVVGIFRYKDTWPLCLEFLRSGKIDVKPLITHRFGFSQGEVEEAFEVSARGRDAIKVMFNL; encoded by the exons ATGGGGAAGGGAGGGaaaggcgaggcggcggcggccgtggCCGGCGAGGGGGAGAACATGGCGGCGTGGCTCGTGGCCAAGAACACCCTCAAGATCATGCCCTTCAAGCTTCCGCCGCTGG GTCCTTATGATGTGCGAGTCCGGATGAAGGCGGTGGGCATCTGCGGCAGCGACGTGCATTACCTCAAG GAGATGCGCATTGCGCATTTCGTGGTGAAAGAGCCGATGGTGATCGGGCACGAGTGCGCTGGCATCATCGAGGAGGTGGGCGACGGCGTGAAGCACCTCGCCGTGGGAGACCGCGTGGCGCTGGAGCCCGGCATCAGCTGCTGGCGCTGCAGGCACTGCAAGGGCGGCCGCTACAACCTCTGCGACGACATGAAGTTCTTCGCCACCCCACCTTACCATGGATCACTTGCCGACCAG ATTGTGCATCCAGGTGACCTGTGCTTCAAGCTTCCAGACAACGTGAGCCTGGAGGAGGGCGCCATGTGCGAGCCCCTGAGCGTGGGGGTGCACGCCTGCCGCCGAGCCGACGTGGGCGCGGAGAAGAGCGTGCTCATCATGGGCGCCGGCCCGATCGGCCTGGTCACCATGCTCTCGGCGCGCGCCTTCGGGGCGCCCAGGATCGTCATCGCCGACGTCGACGACCACCGCCTCTCCGTGGCCAAGTCCCTCGGCGCGGACGCCGTCGTGAAGGTCTCCGGCAACACGGAGGACCTCGCGGGGGAGATCGAGCGCATCCAGGCGGCGATGGGAGGCGACATCGACGTGAGCCTGGACTGCGCCGGGTTCAGCAAGACGATGTCGACGGCGCTGGAGGCGACGCGGCCGGGCGGGAGGGTGTGCCTGGTGGGGATGGGGCACAACGAGATGAcggtgccgctgacgtcggcggCGATCCGGGAGGTGGACGTGGTGGGGATCTTCCGTTACAAGGACACGTGGCCGCTGTGCCTCGAGTTCCTGCGGAGCGGCAAGATCGACGTGAAGCCGCTCATCACGCACAGGTTCGGCTTCTCGCAGGGGGAGGTGGAGGAGGCCTTCGAGGTCAGCGCGCGCGGCCGCGACGCCATCAAGGTCATGTTCAACCTCTAG